In Candidatus Rokuibacteriota bacterium, the genomic window CGCCGTACCACCCGAGCCTACGATACTACGACTGCCCCCTTTGGTCCTCCTTTCACCAAATGGGTGCACGACTTGTCAGGTCTGGTGCGGCGTTGGGCTCCTTAGAGCGTTTTTAGGGTCGAGGCAGGATCCTCGGGCCAAAGTCTTCCGGTCGATGCGTGCCAACGTCACCCGGGACCCAGGCCCGATACCGCGAGACGGCCGCAGCGAAGTCAGTCCCGCGCGAGAAGGAGGTTGCCCCAGGGGTCAACGGCGGCGCGCCAGCCAGGAAAGAGGATGGTGGTGGCGCCGAACTCCTCGACGATGACCGGGCCGTCCAGGGCAGCCCCGGTCGGCAGCCGATCGCGGCGGTAGACCGGGCAGGAAGCGAAGCGATCGTCGAAGTAGACCTCGCGCCCCTCGATGAGCGCTCCTTGCAAATCCCGGACATCGCTCCGATAGGGCGGCAGCCCGGGCTTCGGCACCGCGCCGAAGGCCGAGAGCCTCAGGTTGACGACCTCCACGGTTCCCTGCTCGTCCGCGTGGCCGTACGTCTTGAGATGCCGTGCGTGGAAGTCGCGGGCGATTGACGCCAGGGACATGGTCTCGAGAGCTACTGGGACATTCAGCTCGAAGGCTTGGCCGAGGTAGCGGAGGTCGAGGGAGAAGTCGAAGCTCATCTCGCCCGGCCTGAAGCCTTCCTCCCGCAGGCGCGCCGCTGCCGCCGCTCTCATCTCCTGGAAGACGGTCATGATCGTGCCCAGACCGAGGTCTTCGAGCCGGCCGATCCGCGTCCTTACGTCGTCATGCCGGATGTCAGAGGCGAGAAGGCCGAGGGCCGAGAAGTTTCCGGGGAAACGCGGCACCAGGATCCGCCTGATCGCCAGCTCCTCAGCCACCGGGATCGCGTGCATGGGCCCGGCTCCGCCGAAGGCGACCAGGGTGAACTCCCGCGGGTCGTGGCCGCGCTGGATCGAGATCTCACGAATGGATGACGTCATGCGCGCCACGGCAATTCTAATAATCCCCTCAGCCAGCCGGGCGATGTCGAGCCCCGCGAGCCGATCGGCGAGCCTGCCGATCGCCTCGCGGCTGAGCCGGGGGTCCAGCCTGATCGTCCCGCCGAGAGGGCGGTCCGCGCTGATCCTGCCGAGCACAAGATTCGCGTCCCTGACCGTGGGCTCGCTGCCGCCGAGACCGTAGGCTGCCGGACCCGGGTCGGCACCCGCGGACTGGGGCCCGACCTGGAGCGCCCCGTCCACGTCAACCCAGGCGATGCTCCCGCCGCCGGCGCCGACGCTGTTGATGTCCACCTGCGGGACCTTCACCGGAAACGCGGCGATCAGGTTGTCCGTCGCGATGACCGGCGAGAGACCCCTGACCAGACAGACGTCGGTGCTGGTCCCGCCCATGTCGTAGGTGATGAGGTCGGACAAGCCCGCCTGACGCGCGACGAAGAGCGCCTGGCTCACGCCTCCCGCGGGGCCTGAGAAGAGCGTCTTGATGGGGAGCCGCATGGCGGTCTGGAGGGTCATGATCCCGCCGCTCGAGCCCACGGTCAGGACCCCCGCCCGGTAGCCACAGCCCAGCAGCTCGCGCTCGAGGCCCTCCAGGTAGCGCTCCACCAGGGGCTGGAGGTAGGCGTTCAGGACGGTGGTCGAGAAGCGCTCGAACTCGCGGTATTCGGGGACCACCTCCGCGGAGCACGAGATCGGAACCCCGGAGAGGCCTTCCCGCACCATCTCGGCCAGCTGCTTCTCGTGCGAGGGGTTCGCGTACGAGTGGAGCAGGCAGATGGCGACGGCTTCGGGCTCCACGCGCTTGAGCGCGCCGATCAGCTGCGCCACGCTGGTGTCGTCGAGCGGCGTCAGCACGCGGCCGTCGTGGAGCACCCGCTCCCTGACCTCGAAGCGGAGCGGCCGCGGCACCACGGGCTTGGGCCTGACGAAGGTCGGATTGAAGAGCGCGGGGATGTTCCGCTTGGTCCGGCCAATCTCGATGAGATCCCTGAAGCCTTCCGTAGCCACGAGCGCGACGCGCGCCCCGCGCTTCTGGAGGATGGCGTTGGTCCCGACGGTGGTGCCATGGACGATGCGGCTGACCCGGGTGCTGGCCACGCCCAGCTCGGCCAGCCCCTTCAGGACCGCCCGCGCCTCGTCCCGGGGCGTGGACGGAACCTTCGTGACCTGGATCGCGCCCGTGGCCGCGTCGACCACCGTGAGGTCCGTGAACGTGCCGCCGACGTCGATGCCGATCAGCACAGGGAGACCACCCCCCGCCGGACACGCTCGCGCAACCGCATCGGTCTACCGATGATCCTCGGCCCGATCCTCGGGCTCGTACCCGACAACGGTGCGCGCGTGGTCGAGATCACGGTACCCCCACTTGTTGTTGGAGACGACGTAGAAGACGTCGAATCGCACGCTGTCGGGCGCCGCGATGCACTTCTCGATCATCTGCGCCACGTCCCGCTGGCTGCACCAGACCGAGAACTCGCGCGGCGCGGTCGGCCGGTCTTCCCCGTTCACCGCGCCGATCCGCAGGCAGATCACGGACATTCCGTACTCGCCGGCGTAATACCTGGCGAGCGCCTCTCCCCAGAGCTTGCTGCAGCCATAGAGGCCCGAGGGACGCGGCGGCGTCTCGTGGGTCAGCTTCGTCCACGTGCCCACCTCGTCGTAGCGTCCCGCGACGAGGGCCGAGTACGGGAACTCCTGCTCGTACCGGTTCACCGTCGCGCCGCTGCTGGCGTAGACGATGCGCGTCACGCCCGCCTCCCGCGACGCCTCGAAGACGTTGTACGTCCCGACGATGTTGTGCCTCAGGATCTCCTCCCACGGCGCGCTGACGCGGGCAAGGGCCGCGAGGTGGACGACGACGTCAATCCCCGCAAAGGCGGGCCGGATCCCGTCGAGATCGGCGATGTCGGCCCGGTGGCACGGCACGCCGTTCACGGGGCGCCGGTTCAGCGCCCGAAGGTCGTACTTCCCCTCCAGGCGCTTGCGCACCGCGCCGCCGATCAGCCCGCTCATGCCCGTCACCAGGACCTTCCGCCGCGCCATCCGCTCTCTCAGGCAAAGCTAAAGACGCGCCCCGGATTCTCCACGAGGAGCGCCCGGATGGTGGCCTCATCGAGGCCCTTGCGCCTGAGCCGCGGCACGATGTTCACGAGCAGGTGGTGGTAGCCGTGGCCGCCGTAGCGGGTCAGGCGCATCTTCTGGCAGATATCGTGGGAGACGAGGAGCTGGTTCAGATGGCCGGCTTCGATCAGCCTGAGCACGCAGGCCATCCGCTGGCCATCGCTCGGCATGTCGAAGCCTGGGTTCAACGGGTAGTACGATCCTTCCAGCCCGAAGAGGTCGTACTCGAGGTAGCAGCCGGTGGCGGCGAGATCGAGGAGCTGCCCGTGGTCAGCGATCGTGCGATCGATGTGGCAGATGATGGTGCGGCTCGGGTCGCCGCCGTGGCGCCGGACGGCGTCCAGGATCTCCGTGGGCGCCTTCGCGTCCCGCCCCGGGTGAATCATCAGGGGCGCGCCCGTCTCGCGCTGGGCCCAGACCGCAGCCCGGACGCTCTTCTGCTCGTTCTCCGTCCAGGGCCAGGAGCAGCCGATCTCGCCGATCAGCCCGGACCGGATGCCGGCGTCGCCCACCCCGACCGTGACGTCCCGGATGATCTCCCGCGCGATCTCTTCGCCGGTCCGGCTCCCCATGTCGCGGGGATGGCTCGCCCCGACATAGTAGCCGGCGCCCATGACGATGTTCAGCTCGGTCGCCCGCGCGATCCGGGCGAGGCCGGCCGGGTCCCGCGCGAGCCCGACGTTGGTGGGATCGACGATCGTGAGGCCGCCCGCCGCGCGGAAGAGGAGGGCTTCGTCCCGGGCCGTCGCCTCGTCCAGGAGCTTCAGGTTGTCCAGGTTGCTGGTCCAGTGATACCGGACCCAGCCCAAATTCGCGAGGCTCACCGGCTCGTACGCGCGGCCCCGCGCGCTCGCGGCCTGGGGCTCGGTGAACGAGCAGCTGATGTCGACGAGCAGGTGCTCGTGGGGGAGCGTGATCCCCAGGGACCTTCCCGGGACGGGACCGAGGACCGTCTGGACATGCCCGGGAAGAGCCGATCCGGCCACAGGTGGCCCTCTCGCGATCAGGGGCGCGCCAAGTCTGGCCGCGGGATCAGGTCGGCAGGAGTCCCGCCGCCTTGAGGGCTTCCCTGATCCGCGCCCGCTCCTCGTCGTTGATCGGGGTCAGCGGCGGGCGAACGACCGCCTGCGGAATGCGGCCGAGCAGGACCAGCGCCTCCTTCATCCGGTTGTGCATGTCCACGAAGGGCGGGGCGTAAAAGACGCGCACGAGCGGCTCCAGGCGGTCGTTGATCCTGCGGGCCGTTTCGAGATCGCCCTTCTGGACAGCGGCAAAGAGTTCGGCCTGGAGGTCCGCGGCGACGCTCCCCATCCCCGAGATGCAGCCGTCGGCGCCGAGGACGAAGGACGCGAAGAGCGACATCGTGAAGCTCGACAGCATGGCGACGGGGCGGCCGGTGGCCCGAACGGCCCGGAGGTTCTGCTCGAAGGCCACGATGTCGTTCGACCAGTCCTTGACCGCGACGACCGAGGGGATCATGGCGAGCTTGGCGAGCGTCTCCGGGCTGTAGCCGATCCCCGAGGCGGGCGGGTACTCGAAGACGACGATCGGGATGTCCACGGCCTTGGCGATCGCCGAGAAGTGGCGGAGCGCCATCGCCGGCTTCTCGCGCGCGCCCCACATGAAGAGCGTGGGCGGGAAGACGAGAATCCCCGCGGCGCCGGCGGCCCTGGCGTCGCCGGCCAGCTCGATGGCCTCCTGGGTGCCGTCGCTGTAGACGCCAGCGATCAGGGGGAGGCGGTCCCCGACCTCGTCGAGGGCCAGCTCGAGCGCCCGCCGCCGTTCCTCCCGCGAGAGCGAGGAGACCTCGGCGGCGTGGCCGTTGACCGTGATGGCGGTGACGCCGGGCGTGTCGGCCAGCCATCGCAGGTGCTTCCGGTAGGCGGCCTCGTCGATCGAGAGGTCGGGCCTGAAGGGCACGAGGTTCGCCGGGATCACGCCGTGGAACTTGAGAGACGCGTTCACTGGACCACCTTCCCTCATGATTCAGCACCGTCCCTTTCGAGCGCCCACCCACCCCTTCGGGGTGGGTACCCGGCCGGCGCAATCCCGGGGGGAGGTTCGGAAGGGGGGCGGAGCCCCCCTCCGAGGAAGTTCATGCCTGGCACCTCCACACGGGCCAGCCCTCGACCCGCGTCAACACCCTACCACAGGGCCATCTCGTCGGCGACCTCCTTGGCCGACGCGACGCGCGCGTAGGCGCGCCGGATGATGTCGAGCGTCGCGCGCTGGATCTCGGGCCAGAGGGTTGCCACACCGTCCTCGACCACGACGCACCGGAACCCCTTCTGCATGTCCACGACGATGAGCGCGGTCCGCCCCGGCACGAGCCTCAGCACCTGAGCGAACGTTGCGTCGCGATCCATGCCGGCGGGCGGCCGCGAGCTAGTATGAGCGCGGGAGGCCCAGGACGTGCTCGGAGAGGTAGTTGAGCACCATCTGCTGGGAGACCGGCGCGATCTTGTAGAGCCGGATCTCACGCCAGAGGCGCTCGACGTAGAACTCCTTGGCGTAGCCGAAGCCGCCGAGCGTCTGGAGCGCTACGTCGCAGGCCTCGAAGCCCGCCTCCGCGGCCACGAGCTTGGCCGTGTTGGCCTCGGCCCCGCAGGGGCGGCCGTGGTCGTAGAGCCAGGCGGCCTTCCAGCAGATGAGCTCGGAAGCTTCGAGCTTTGCCCAGGCGCCGGCGAGAGGGTGGGCGATGGCCTGGTTCTTCCCGATGGGCCGGTCGAAGACGATCCGTTCCTTGGCGTACTGGACCGCCCGCTCCAGCGCTGCCCGGCCGATCCCGACCGCCTCGATGGCCGTCAGGATCCGCTCGGGGTTGAGCGAGTCGAGCAGGTGGTAGAACCCTTCGCCCACCTGCCCCACGACGTCCTCCTCGGGAACCTCCAGGTTGTCGATGAAGATCTCGTTGGAATCCACCGCAGCCCGCCCGAGCTTCTCGATCTCGCGCACCGTGATCCGGGTGCGGTCGAAGTCGGCGAAGAAGAGCGTCATGCCCTTGAAGGGCTTGCTCGCGACCTGCTCGCGTGGCGTCGTCCGCGCCAGGAGCAGGATCTTCGTCGCGTGCCGGGCGTTCGTGTTCCAGACCTTGCGCCCGTTGATGATCCAGCGGTCCCCCTTCTTCTCCGCCCGCGTCTGGATCCGGGAGGTGTCCGTCCCCGCGTTGGGCTCGGTCACGCCGAAGGACATCACGATCTCGCCGGTCGCGATCTTCGGCAGGGTCTTGCGCTTCAGCGCCTCGCTCCCGTGCTTGATCAGCGGCATCGGCGGGAAGACGTAGAAGTGGATCGGCGAGGCGCCGCTGGTCCCGGCCCCGGCCGCGCAGATCTCGTGGAGCAGGATCGAGCCCTCGGTGACCCCGAGCCCCGAGCCGCCGTACTCCTCCGGAACGATGATCCCCAGCCAGCCGCTGCGCGCGAAGGCGTCGACGAACTCCTGGGGGTACTCGGCCTTCCGGTCCTTCTCGAGCCAGTAGTCCCAGGAGAAGGAGCGCGCCAGGGCGGAGACCTCCTTGCGGATCATCTCCTGCTGCTCGGTGAAGGCGAAGTCCATGGCTTCCCCCAAAGGGGCGCGATTCACAGTCGGAGGGGGCCTCGACGCGCCCTCCGAGGCCTCCCCCAGGAATCGGTTGCGCGGGCGAAGCCCGCGCTCGAAGGGCGTTACTCCGACAGCGCCTAGTATAGCCGGAGAGACTCGGGAGGGCCAGGGCCGGAGGGCACGTTCAGGGCGGGAAAGAGGTCAGGGGAACGCCGCGCCAGGGTCAGGCGAGCGGCGGCGTGACGAGGGAGAGTCGACGGCCGACGGGCCTTATGGTCCCGCCCGTTCGGGCTCGCCGGACTCCGAGCGACCGCCTACCACCAGTGGAGCGGCGCGATCACCCGGCCGTCCCTCGGCTTGTCGGCGGGGTCTGGCGACTCTGTCCCGTAGGCGTCCGGCACCATCGCATCCGCCAGTATCTCCTCGGCGGCGTCAGCCTCGCCGCACAGCTCCCGGAGGCGCAGGTCGTACCAGAAGTCCATCTCACACTCCCCTCCTTTCGCCCGATGCTTCTCGGTGTGACAAGTGTGCAGATGGGATGCCAACGGCCGGGCTCTTGAAATCAGGTATTTACCGGGTACCGATGAGCGCTGCTCCAGGCATTGTGCCCGACCCGAGGGCGGAACGCCCGTGCCATGGCGCGACTTTTCCCGGGCAAGGGGGTGTCGTATCTTGAGGAGCATGAAACAAAAGATCCTGGGAGGG contains:
- a CDS encoding hydantoinase/oxoprolinase family protein; the protein is MLIGIDVGGTFTDLTVVDAATGAIQVTKVPSTPRDEARAVLKGLAELGVASTRVSRIVHGTTVGTNAILQKRGARVALVATEGFRDLIEIGRTKRNIPALFNPTFVRPKPVVPRPLRFEVRERVLHDGRVLTPLDDTSVAQLIGALKRVEPEAVAICLLHSYANPSHEKQLAEMVREGLSGVPISCSAEVVPEYREFERFSTTVLNAYLQPLVERYLEGLERELLGCGYRAGVLTVGSSGGIMTLQTAMRLPIKTLFSGPAGGVSQALFVARQAGLSDLITYDMGGTSTDVCLVRGLSPVIATDNLIAAFPVKVPQVDINSVGAGGGSIAWVDVDGALQVGPQSAGADPGPAAYGLGGSEPTVRDANLVLGRISADRPLGGTIRLDPRLSREAIGRLADRLAGLDIARLAEGIIRIAVARMTSSIREISIQRGHDPREFTLVAFGGAGPMHAIPVAEELAIRRILVPRFPGNFSALGLLASDIRHDDVRTRIGRLEDLGLGTIMTVFQEMRAAAAARLREEGFRPGEMSFDFSLDLRYLGQAFELNVPVALETMSLASIARDFHARHLKTYGHADEQGTVEVVNLRLSAFGAVPKPGLPPYRSDVRDLQGALIEGREVYFDDRFASCPVYRRDRLPTGAALDGPVIVEEFGATTILFPGWRAAVDPWGNLLLARD
- a CDS encoding NAD(P)-dependent oxidoreductase, which translates into the protein MARRKVLVTGMSGLIGGAVRKRLEGKYDLRALNRRPVNGVPCHRADIADLDGIRPAFAGIDVVVHLAALARVSAPWEEILRHNIVGTYNVFEASREAGVTRIVYASSGATVNRYEQEFPYSALVAGRYDEVGTWTKLTHETPPRPSGLYGCSKLWGEALARYYAGEYGMSVICLRIGAVNGEDRPTAPREFSVWCSQRDVAQMIEKCIAAPDSVRFDVFYVVSNNKWGYRDLDHARTVVGYEPEDRAEDHR
- a CDS encoding phosphotriesterase-related protein gives rise to the protein MAGSALPGHVQTVLGPVPGRSLGITLPHEHLLVDISCSFTEPQAASARGRAYEPVSLANLGWVRYHWTSNLDNLKLLDEATARDEALLFRAAGGLTIVDPTNVGLARDPAGLARIARATELNIVMGAGYYVGASHPRDMGSRTGEEIAREIIRDVTVGVGDAGIRSGLIGEIGCSWPWTENEQKSVRAAVWAQRETGAPLMIHPGRDAKAPTEILDAVRRHGGDPSRTIICHIDRTIADHGQLLDLAATGCYLEYDLFGLEGSYYPLNPGFDMPSDGQRMACVLRLIEAGHLNQLLVSHDICQKMRLTRYGGHGYHHLLVNIVPRLRRKGLDEATIRALLVENPGRVFSFA
- a CDS encoding dihydrodipicolinate synthase family protein, producing the protein MNASLKFHGVIPANLVPFRPDLSIDEAAYRKHLRWLADTPGVTAITVNGHAAEVSSLSREERRRALELALDEVGDRLPLIAGVYSDGTQEAIELAGDARAAGAAGILVFPPTLFMWGAREKPAMALRHFSAIAKAVDIPIVVFEYPPASGIGYSPETLAKLAMIPSVVAVKDWSNDIVAFEQNLRAVRATGRPVAMLSSFTMSLFASFVLGADGCISGMGSVAADLQAELFAAVQKGDLETARRINDRLEPLVRVFYAPPFVDMHNRMKEALVLLGRIPQAVVRPPLTPINDEERARIREALKAAGLLPT
- a CDS encoding acyl-CoA/acyl-ACP dehydrogenase, encoding MDFAFTEQQEMIRKEVSALARSFSWDYWLEKDRKAEYPQEFVDAFARSGWLGIIVPEEYGGSGLGVTEGSILLHEICAAGAGTSGASPIHFYVFPPMPLIKHGSEALKRKTLPKIATGEIVMSFGVTEPNAGTDTSRIQTRAEKKGDRWIINGRKVWNTNARHATKILLLARTTPREQVASKPFKGMTLFFADFDRTRITVREIEKLGRAAVDSNEIFIDNLEVPEEDVVGQVGEGFYHLLDSLNPERILTAIEAVGIGRAALERAVQYAKERIVFDRPIGKNQAIAHPLAGAWAKLEASELICWKAAWLYDHGRPCGAEANTAKLVAAEAGFEACDVALQTLGGFGYAKEFYVERLWREIRLYKIAPVSQQMVLNYLSEHVLGLPRSY